One genomic region from Bacillus aquiflavi encodes:
- a CDS encoding anti-sigma regulatory factor, with protein sequence MKIKSCIKIMNEWDIITARQKGRDVAKGIGFTTVEQARIATAISELARNIFLYAGQGQICIEKVDVSGKVGLRIIAADRGPGINNLKQIMGDDLSISGGLGAGLPGVKRLMDEFNIETSSEEGTKIYLIKWLR encoded by the coding sequence ATGAAAATCAAATCCTGTATTAAGATCATGAATGAATGGGATATCATTACAGCCCGTCAAAAGGGGCGTGATGTTGCAAAAGGGATCGGATTTACTACGGTTGAGCAGGCGCGTATAGCGACTGCAATTAGTGAATTAGCAAGAAATATTTTTTTATATGCGGGACAAGGACAAATATGTATAGAAAAGGTCGATGTTAGCGGAAAAGTAGGTTTGCGCATCATTGCCGCTGATAGAGGGCCTGGAATAAATAATTTAAAACAAATTATGGGTGATGATTTATCGATATCAGGTGGTTTAGGAGCTGGACTGCCGGGTGTTAAACGTCTAATGGATGAATTTAATATCGAAACATCATCTGAAGAAGGAACAAAAATATATTTAATTAAATGGCTCCGTTAG
- a CDS encoding PP2C family protein-serine/threonine phosphatase → MDFRNTMELKYRDILAKYINEQTEQALYKGQKFSRKSIEHNISPEEIISLHKNVLLKLYPDLPQEVLHSLDFLLEIMVWYGMAYQEHKTLRHQQQEMKTEMEIAANVQQTLLETKIPQIDCLDIGALSVPAKHVSGDYHHFVYDDNNCVSVAIADVIGKGIPAALCMSMIKYAMDSLPENRKKPNAVLENLNRVVEQNVDPSMFVTMFYGIYNIEKNTFVYASAGHEPGFYYDAKKDKFLELQTKGLLLGVEKRTKYVQFEKKINKDDMIILMSDGVTECRTNEGFIQKKLLIDLKKKFQHLSAQKIVSNIYKEFEHLQDFKLKDDFTLIILKRKV, encoded by the coding sequence ATGGATTTCCGTAATACGATGGAGTTGAAGTATCGTGATATTCTAGCAAAATACATAAATGAACAAACGGAACAAGCTCTTTATAAAGGGCAGAAATTTAGTCGAAAATCGATTGAACATAACATTTCCCCAGAAGAAATAATTAGTCTTCATAAAAATGTTCTTTTAAAATTATATCCTGATTTGCCGCAAGAAGTACTACATTCACTTGATTTTCTACTAGAAATCATGGTTTGGTACGGGATGGCATATCAAGAACATAAAACGTTGCGTCATCAGCAGCAAGAAATGAAAACAGAGATGGAAATTGCCGCTAACGTTCAACAAACACTTCTCGAAACGAAAATACCCCAAATTGATTGTTTAGATATAGGGGCGCTTAGTGTTCCAGCAAAACATGTTAGTGGCGATTACCACCATTTTGTTTACGACGATAATAATTGTGTAAGTGTGGCGATTGCAGATGTAATTGGAAAAGGAATTCCAGCCGCCTTATGTATGTCTATGATTAAATATGCAATGGACAGCTTGCCTGAAAATCGTAAAAAGCCTAACGCTGTTTTAGAAAACTTAAATCGTGTTGTCGAACAAAATGTTGACCCTAGTATGTTTGTTACGATGTTTTACGGTATATATAATATAGAAAAAAATACGTTCGTTTATGCTTCTGCTGGGCATGAACCGGGTTTTTATTATGACGCGAAAAAAGATAAATTTCTGGAATTACAAACTAAGGGCTTGCTATTAGGAGTTGAAAAAAGAACGAAATACGTTCAATTCGAAAAAAAAATAAATAAAGACGATATGATTATTTTAATGTCTGATGGAGTGACAGAATGTCGTACCAATGAAGGATTTATTCAAAAAAAGTTATTAATCGACTTAAAAAAAAAGTTTCAACATTTAAGTGCTCAAAAAATAGTTTCGAATATTTATAAAGAGTTTGAGCATCTCCAAGATTTTAAATTAAAAGATGACTTTACTTTGATTATCTTAAAAAGAAAAGTTTAG
- a CDS encoding anti-sigma factor antagonist (This anti-anti-sigma factor, or anti-sigma factor antagonist, belongs to a family that includes characterized members SpoIIAA, RsbV, RsfA, and RsfB.), whose protein sequence is MDLTININRNNEKNVTAFLNGEIDAYTSTKLRDALFPLAKNKGVNITIDLSGVSYMDSTGLGIFVGLFKYMRTHNGEFQLIGLSERLVRLFEITGLANIMKINSKIEGEIQ, encoded by the coding sequence ATGGATTTAACAATAAATATTAATAGAAATAATGAGAAAAATGTAACGGCGTTTTTAAATGGAGAAATTGATGCTTACACTTCAACAAAGCTTCGAGATGCCCTCTTTCCTCTAGCAAAAAACAAAGGTGTTAACATCACAATCGATCTTTCTGGGGTTTCATACATGGATAGCACCGGGCTGGGCATTTTTGTCGGGTTATTTAAATATATGCGTACTCATAATGGAGAATTTCAGCTTATCGGTCTTTCTGAGCGGTTAGTGAGGCTATTTGAAATTACAGGGCTTGCAAATATTATGAAGATAAACAGTAAAATAGAGGGTGAAATCCAATGA
- the rsbW gene encoding anti-sigma B factor RsbW: MKKKIDYVEIKIPAKPEFVGVIRLTLSGIASRIGFSYEEIEDIKIAASEACTNAVQHAYKPNEQGEIIVSVGLYKNRIEVIVSDNGKNFNLVNNGKKIGPYSSEESIEFLREGGLGLYLIETLMDEVEIRQGNGVSVYMVKYLDGEQVERNANAQRIST, translated from the coding sequence ATGAAAAAAAAGATCGATTATGTTGAAATAAAAATACCTGCAAAACCTGAATTTGTTGGAGTCATCCGATTAACGCTTTCCGGTATTGCAAGCAGAATCGGTTTTTCGTATGAGGAAATCGAGGATATAAAAATAGCAGCGAGTGAAGCATGTACAAATGCAGTACAACATGCCTACAAACCGAACGAACAAGGGGAAATTATCGTAAGTGTCGGTTTATACAAAAATCGGATTGAAGTAATCGTATCTGATAACGGGAAAAACTTTAATCTGGTAAATAACGGGAAAAAAATAGGTCCTTATTCTTCGGAAGAATCGATCGAATTTTTGCGTGAAGGAGGATTAGGTCTTTACCTTATCGAAACGTTAATGGACGAAGTAGAAATTCGTCAAGGAAATGGAGTATCGGTATATATGGTAAAGTATCTCGACGGAGAGCAGGTGGAGAGGAATGCCAATGCCCAAAGAATCTCAACCTAA
- the sigB gene encoding RNA polymerase sigma factor SigB: protein MPKESQPNKVIKKHDTYQLIKKYQNNQDEEAQKKLVLQYENLVEMISRKYSAGKSFHEDVYQVGMIGLLGAIRRYDESFGKSFEAFAIPTIVGEIKRFLRDKTWSVHVPRKVKELGPKIKYTVEELTIKLQRSPKIAEIADTLKVSEEDVLEVMEMGKNYHALSVDRAIEADIDGGTVTLLDIIGIVDKGFEKVNQRLVLERILHVLNEREKKVIQYTYLENMSQKQAGDKLGISQMHVSRLQRRAIKKLQEAIHSDKIIHSI from the coding sequence ATGCCCAAAGAATCTCAACCTAACAAAGTAATAAAGAAACACGATACGTATCAATTAATCAAAAAGTATCAAAATAATCAAGATGAAGAAGCACAAAAAAAGCTTGTCCTTCAATATGAGAATTTAGTTGAAATGATTTCACGAAAATACTCAGCCGGTAAATCGTTTCATGAGGATGTTTACCAAGTAGGGATGATCGGGCTGTTAGGTGCTATACGTCGTTATGACGAATCTTTTGGAAAGAGCTTTGAAGCTTTTGCTATTCCAACAATAGTTGGGGAAATAAAACGCTTTTTACGAGATAAGACATGGAGTGTTCATGTACCACGGAAAGTTAAAGAGCTGGGACCGAAAATAAAGTATACCGTTGAAGAATTGACAATCAAACTTCAACGCTCACCGAAAATAGCTGAAATAGCAGATACGTTAAAGGTTTCAGAAGAAGATGTGCTTGAAGTAATGGAAATGGGGAAAAATTATCATGCCTTATCTGTCGATCGTGCAATTGAGGCAGATATAGATGGAGGAACCGTCACATTATTAGACATTATTGGAATTGTTGATAAAGGCTTTGAGAAGGTAAATCAAAGATTAGTGCTTGAAAGAATTTTGCATGTTTTAAATGAACGGGAAAAGAAAGTAATTCAGTATACGTATTTAGAAAATATGAGTCAGAAACAAGCAGGTGACAAATTAGGGATATCGCAAATGCATGTTTCTCGCCTTCAGAGAAGGGCAATAAAAAAGCTTCAAGAAGCGATTCATTCTGATAAAATCATTCATAGTATATGA
- a CDS encoding Tex family protein, whose amino-acid sequence MEQTANQHEKLINEVASQLTISVKSVRNVISLLNDGNTVPFIARYRKEATGSLDEVQIRDIMEKWNYLQNLEKRKEEVIRLIEEQGKLTDELKAQINKVTKLQEVEDLYRPYKQKRRTKATVAKEKGLEPLAQWLMTFPTEGMVESKAAQFVCEEKEVLTAQDALNGAKDIIAEWLSDDAQIRQWIRAETFKHAMIESTVKDKDKDEKKVYEMYYEYEEPVKKIVPHRVLALNRGEKEEILRVVVKPDVEKITSYLCVQWIKSPASITSDIVREAIEDGYKRLIQPSIEREIRNELTEKAEDQAIHIFSENLRNLLLQPPLKGKVVLGVDPAYRTGCKLAVVNETGKVLKIDVIYPHPPKAKPQEAKEKLLHILTNNEIELIAIGNGTASRETEQFIAETLKEINKDISYLIVNEAGASVYSASALAREEFPDLQVEERSAVSIARRVQDPLAELVKIDPKSVGVGQYQHDVSQKKLTESLTFVVETAVNQVGVNVNTSSASLLQYVAGLSKTVANNIVKQREETGKFTNRKQLKKIPRLGIKTYEQAIGFLRIVDGTEPLDRTGIHPENYENVKKLLAKFNAETSDLGSEKLKTELKSIDLKSTATELGIGELTLKDIIEALIRPERDPRDDLPQPLLKKDILQLEDLKQGMELEGTVRNVVDFGAFIDIGVKQDGLVHISKLSNKYVKHPLDVVSVGDVVTVWVDSVDIQKGRVALTMFSPYK is encoded by the coding sequence TTGGAACAAACAGCTAATCAACACGAAAAACTAATCAATGAAGTAGCTTCACAGCTAACAATAAGCGTAAAATCAGTTCGCAATGTCATATCACTTTTAAATGATGGTAATACAGTGCCATTTATAGCTCGGTATCGAAAGGAAGCAACTGGTTCATTAGATGAAGTGCAAATTCGAGATATTATGGAGAAATGGAATTACTTGCAAAACTTAGAAAAGCGAAAAGAAGAAGTCATTCGTTTAATAGAAGAGCAAGGAAAGCTAACTGATGAACTAAAAGCTCAAATTAATAAAGTTACAAAATTGCAAGAAGTAGAGGATTTATATCGGCCATATAAGCAAAAACGCCGTACAAAAGCAACAGTAGCAAAAGAAAAAGGGCTCGAGCCGTTAGCACAATGGTTGATGACTTTTCCAACGGAAGGAATGGTAGAGTCAAAAGCAGCTCAGTTTGTATGTGAAGAGAAGGAAGTATTAACAGCTCAAGATGCGTTAAATGGTGCAAAGGATATTATTGCTGAATGGTTGAGTGATGATGCACAAATTCGTCAGTGGATTAGAGCGGAAACATTTAAACACGCTATGATCGAATCAACAGTTAAAGATAAAGATAAAGACGAGAAAAAAGTTTATGAAATGTACTATGAATATGAAGAGCCAGTAAAAAAAATCGTTCCACATCGAGTTTTAGCATTAAATCGCGGCGAAAAAGAAGAGATTTTACGTGTTGTCGTTAAACCGGATGTAGAAAAAATTACATCGTACCTATGTGTACAATGGATCAAATCGCCTGCCTCTATAACTAGCGACATAGTTCGTGAAGCAATTGAAGACGGTTATAAACGGCTTATTCAACCATCAATTGAAAGAGAGATTCGCAATGAGTTAACTGAAAAGGCTGAAGATCAAGCGATTCATATTTTTTCCGAGAATTTACGGAACTTATTATTGCAGCCGCCATTAAAAGGGAAAGTTGTACTCGGAGTGGATCCCGCTTATCGGACAGGCTGTAAGCTTGCTGTGGTAAATGAGACTGGAAAGGTATTGAAGATTGATGTCATTTATCCACATCCACCAAAAGCAAAACCGCAAGAAGCTAAGGAAAAACTGTTACACATTTTAACAAATAATGAGATCGAACTTATTGCTATTGGAAATGGTACGGCTTCTCGAGAAACTGAGCAATTTATAGCTGAAACATTAAAAGAAATAAATAAAGACATTTCTTATTTAATTGTGAATGAGGCTGGAGCTAGTGTATATTCTGCTTCAGCGTTAGCAAGAGAAGAGTTTCCTGACTTACAAGTAGAAGAACGAAGTGCTGTTTCAATTGCAAGGCGAGTTCAAGACCCTTTAGCAGAACTTGTTAAAATTGATCCGAAGTCCGTTGGTGTTGGTCAGTATCAGCATGACGTTTCGCAAAAAAAGCTTACTGAATCGTTAACGTTTGTAGTTGAAACAGCAGTGAATCAAGTAGGGGTAAATGTAAATACATCATCCGCATCCTTATTGCAGTACGTAGCAGGTTTATCAAAAACCGTTGCAAATAATATCGTGAAACAGAGAGAAGAGACGGGAAAATTTACAAATCGTAAGCAACTAAAGAAAATACCTCGGCTTGGTATTAAAACATATGAACAGGCAATTGGCTTTTTAAGAATAGTTGATGGGACGGAACCTCTTGATAGAACAGGAATTCATCCTGAAAATTATGAAAATGTGAAAAAGCTGCTTGCAAAATTTAATGCAGAGACATCGGATCTTGGTTCAGAAAAGTTAAAAACGGAGTTAAAATCAATTGATTTAAAGTCAACTGCAACTGAATTAGGGATAGGTGAATTAACATTAAAAGATATTATAGAAGCATTAATTAGACCAGAAAGGGACCCGCGGGATGATTTACCGCAGCCGTTGTTAAAAAAAGATATTCTTCAGTTAGAAGATTTAAAACAAGGAATGGAGCTAGAAGGTACAGTTCGAAATGTAGTTGATTTTGGAGCGTTCATAGATATCGGAGTGAAGCAAGATGGACTCGTGCATATTTCTAAACTTAGCAACAAGTATGTTAAGCATCCGTTAGATGTTGTCTCGGTTGGAGATGTAGTCACGGTTTGGGTCGATTCAGTAGACATACAAAAAGGAAGAGTTGCTTTAACGATGTTCTCACCATACAAATAA
- the cmpA gene encoding cortex morphogenetic protein CmpA, with translation MPNWFQNQMKRAFFEKDRYQIKLLNQCWYFYRKKHCS, from the coding sequence ATGCCTAATTGGTTTCAAAACCAAATGAAAAGAGCATTCTTTGAAAAAGACCGTTATCAAATTAAGCTGTTAAATCAGTGCTGGTATTTTTACAGAAAAAAGCACTGCTCCTGA
- a CDS encoding SprT family protein: MKNEDLQKLVEKISLQYFQQSFHHQAYFNKRLRTTGGRYLLNSHHIEINKKYYDQLGEKELIGIIKHELCHYHLHIAGKGYRHKDKDFKELMAKVNAPRFCSVLPEALEKRKTKSLTYVCTSCNYVYKRQRKVNTKRYVCGKCKGTLQIL, encoded by the coding sequence ATGAAGAATGAAGATTTGCAAAAATTAGTTGAAAAAATTTCATTGCAATATTTTCAGCAGTCGTTTCATCATCAAGCTTATTTTAATAAAAGATTGCGAACGACTGGCGGACGATATTTGCTTAATTCTCATCATATAGAAATTAATAAAAAATATTACGATCAATTAGGTGAAAAGGAATTGATCGGCATTATTAAGCATGAGCTTTGCCATTATCACCTCCACATTGCAGGAAAAGGATATCGTCATAAAGATAAAGATTTTAAAGAATTAATGGCCAAAGTAAATGCACCTCGCTTTTGTTCTGTTCTTCCTGAAGCTTTGGAGAAGCGCAAAACAAAATCTTTAACATATGTATGTACAAGCTGCAACTATGTATATAAAAGACAACGAAAGGTTAACACTAAGCGTTACGTCTGTGGTAAGTGCAAAGGGACTTTGCAAATTTTGTAG